A single genomic interval of Ictalurus furcatus strain D&B chromosome 20, Billie_1.0, whole genome shotgun sequence harbors:
- the LOC128624165 gene encoding high affinity immunoglobulin gamma Fc receptor I isoform X2, with protein sequence MHFFHIFMDIDPTPPPVKAKATVSLGEPRLFSGEDVQMTCGVPDEPSSNWTYEWFHDGELLSATEVYSLNKAQVLQSGNYTCKGMKAIKAWPYIVPSIPSDPLKIHVDGGWVLLQTPFEPLIIKETMTLTCRVRDDPLLSHVIFYKDGVEFNKQKGTDVVFTKLTLEDAAIYSCRATWIKNMEYQSSQSLPSYVTVLDILETPTMTIVGGRGRVRSGNKVEFRCITKVNAREQGLNIEYFYLKNGNRLGPASARDTYAIPEVNINHTGNYTCKVRVRALNVERWSNQVNLKVLPPVNL encoded by the exons ATGCACTTTTTCCACATCTTCATGG ATATAGATCCCACACCACCCCCAGTGAAAGCCAAAGCCACAGTGAGTTTGGGAGAGCCGCGGCTGTTCTCAGGGGAAGATGTGCAGATGACTTGCGGTGTCCCAGATGAGCCTTCATCCAACTGGACGTATGAGTGGTTCCATGATGGTGAACTCTTGAGCGCCACAGAAGTGTACAGTTTAAACAAGGCACAAGTCCTGCAAAGTGGAAACTATACCTGTAAAGGAATGAAGGCGATAAAAGCTTGGCCCTATATAGTGCCATCAATTCCAAGCGACCCTCTTAAAATACATGTTGATG GTGGTTGGGTTCTCCTACAAACCCCATTTGAGCCATTAATTATTAAGGAAACAATGACTCTGACCTGCCGTGTCCGTGATGACCCCCTCCTGTCACATGTGATCTTCTACAAGGATGGGGTGGAGTTCAATAAGCAGAAAGGCACAGATGTGGTGTTCACCAAACTCACGCTTGAGGATGCTGCTATTTACTCATGCAGGGCCACATGGATTAAGAACATGGAATATCAGTCTTCCCAGTCTCTGCCTTCTTATGTGACTGTATTAG ATATATTGGAAACTCCCACGATGACGATTGTCGGAGGTCGGGGTAGAGTAAGGAGTGGGAACAAAGTGGAATTCAGATGTATTACCAAAGTAAATGCTAGAGAACAAGGCCTGAATATAGAATACTTCTACTTAAAAAATGGCAACAGGCTAGGACCTGCTTCTGCCAGAGACACATACGCCATCCCAGAGGTGAACATAAATCATACCGGAAACTACACCTGCAAAGTCCGTGTAAGGGCTCTGAATGTGGAGCGGTGGAGTAACCAGGTAAACCTGAAGGTCCTGCCTCCTGTGAACCTGTAG
- the LOC128624165 gene encoding high affinity immunoglobulin gamma Fc receptor I isoform X1, with product MHFFHIFMVFITLLACVRMDDIDPTPPPVKAKATVSLGEPRLFSGEDVQMTCGVPDEPSSNWTYEWFHDGELLSATEVYSLNKAQVLQSGNYTCKGMKAIKAWPYIVPSIPSDPLKIHVDGGWVLLQTPFEPLIIKETMTLTCRVRDDPLLSHVIFYKDGVEFNKQKGTDVVFTKLTLEDAAIYSCRATWIKNMEYQSSQSLPSYVTVLDILETPTMTIVGGRGRVRSGNKVEFRCITKVNAREQGLNIEYFYLKNGNRLGPASARDTYAIPEVNINHTGNYTCKVRVRALNVERWSNQVNLKVLPPVNL from the exons ATGCACTTTTTCCACATCTTCATGG TTTTTATAACATTGCTTGCATGTGTCAGGATGGATG ATATAGATCCCACACCACCCCCAGTGAAAGCCAAAGCCACAGTGAGTTTGGGAGAGCCGCGGCTGTTCTCAGGGGAAGATGTGCAGATGACTTGCGGTGTCCCAGATGAGCCTTCATCCAACTGGACGTATGAGTGGTTCCATGATGGTGAACTCTTGAGCGCCACAGAAGTGTACAGTTTAAACAAGGCACAAGTCCTGCAAAGTGGAAACTATACCTGTAAAGGAATGAAGGCGATAAAAGCTTGGCCCTATATAGTGCCATCAATTCCAAGCGACCCTCTTAAAATACATGTTGATG GTGGTTGGGTTCTCCTACAAACCCCATTTGAGCCATTAATTATTAAGGAAACAATGACTCTGACCTGCCGTGTCCGTGATGACCCCCTCCTGTCACATGTGATCTTCTACAAGGATGGGGTGGAGTTCAATAAGCAGAAAGGCACAGATGTGGTGTTCACCAAACTCACGCTTGAGGATGCTGCTATTTACTCATGCAGGGCCACATGGATTAAGAACATGGAATATCAGTCTTCCCAGTCTCTGCCTTCTTATGTGACTGTATTAG ATATATTGGAAACTCCCACGATGACGATTGTCGGAGGTCGGGGTAGAGTAAGGAGTGGGAACAAAGTGGAATTCAGATGTATTACCAAAGTAAATGCTAGAGAACAAGGCCTGAATATAGAATACTTCTACTTAAAAAATGGCAACAGGCTAGGACCTGCTTCTGCCAGAGACACATACGCCATCCCAGAGGTGAACATAAATCATACCGGAAACTACACCTGCAAAGTCCGTGTAAGGGCTCTGAATGTGGAGCGGTGGAGTAACCAGGTAAACCTGAAGGTCCTGCCTCCTGTGAACCTGTAG